The genomic region TCTCATGAGCGTCTCTCCTTTGGCTCTCTCCCTTCCAGGAAAGATGGATAATGTCTCCCATCTGTGCCCCATCATTCAGAACATGGTCCTTCTCCCTTCCCACCTGCGGAATTCCACAGTCCGCTACATAGATTACGCCAGTGTCACTGTGCATGGGCTGGCCTCTGTCTTCGGCGTGCTGGAGAATGCGCTCATCATCTTCATCATTGGCTTTAAGATGAGAAGGACAGTCATCACCACCTGGATCCTGAATCTGGCACTCTCAGACTTCATGACCACTCTGTCCCTTCCGTTCTTTACCTACTTTCTAGCCAAGGGCCACACTTGGGAGCTGGGGACCTTCTTCTGCCGTGTCCACTCCTCGGTTTTCTTCCTCAACATGTTCATCAGCAGCTTCATCCTCGGCGCCATCAGTCTGGACCGCTGCCTCCTTGTCCTCTACCCAGTTTGGGCACAAAACCACCGCACGGTTCCTATGGCCACTGCCATCTGTGTGATCCTGTGGATACTGGGAATCCTCAACACGGTGCCTTATTATCTCTTCCGGGATACAATTCCACGTCAGGATGGGCGCATCATGTGTTACTACAATTTTCTGCTCTACAGTGACCCCACCAGCAAcaatcaaaataattttgtgctgTGCAGCCAACGTCAGTATGCAATGGCAGTGAGCAAGTTCCTCATCAGTTTCCTGATGCCCCTGCTCCTAATTGGGGTCTGTTATACCGCTGTGAGCCTGAAGATCCGGCGTCGGCACCACCGTCACTCTGGCCGCTTCTTTAAACTGATGGTGGCTATCATTCTGACATTCGTCCTTTGCTGGTTCCCCTATCATGTCTTCAGTCTAATGGAGGCACAGGCCCATCACCAGAAGGAGCTGAGGCCAGTGGTCTGGAAAGGTCTGCCCTTTGTCACCAGCCTGGCATTTATTAACAGCATCCTGAACCCATGCTTGTACGTCTTCACCTGTCCGGATTTCCTCTCCAAGATCCGGCACTCGCTGAAGTCCGTGTTGGAGAGTGTGCTGGTGGAAGATACAGATATCTTCCAGAGAAGAGGCACCCTCCGCTCCACCTCGTCCTTCTCCGGTGGCTCTCTCTTCCTCAACAGCCGCTGGTTCTCAAAGCGCAACAGGAAGTGCAGCGGTAGGTGTGAACCTGACGTGGTCACCCAGCTGAATTGACTTACTGAAATCTCAGCAACTGCTGTGTAATCATTTACATTGGGTGGAAGAATCTCATCCCAGTTTTATCTCTCCT from Rhinatrema bivittatum chromosome 13, aRhiBiv1.1, whole genome shotgun sequence harbors:
- the PTGDR2 gene encoding prostaglandin D2 receptor 2, with protein sequence MDNVSHLCPIIQNMVLLPSHLRNSTVRYIDYASVTVHGLASVFGVLENALIIFIIGFKMRRTVITTWILNLALSDFMTTLSLPFFTYFLAKGHTWELGTFFCRVHSSVFFLNMFISSFILGAISLDRCLLVLYPVWAQNHRTVPMATAICVILWILGILNTVPYYLFRDTIPRQDGRIMCYYNFLLYSDPTSNNQNNFVLCSQRQYAMAVSKFLISFLMPLLLIGVCYTAVSLKIRRRHHRHSGRFFKLMVAIILTFVLCWFPYHVFSLMEAQAHHQKELRPVVWKGLPFVTSLAFINSILNPCLYVFTCPDFLSKIRHSLKSVLESVLVEDTDIFQRRGTLRSTSSFSGGSLFLNSRWFSKRNRKCSGRCEPDVVTQLN